The region ATACTagtaattaaattattaaataaaatatctATGGCGTCCTATATATATAAAACAGAAACATATTATCTTAAAAATTTagtaattattaatttatatataagCCAAAGTCGGGCATGAATACTTATTTGGTTGAGGGCACTACTTTTTTGGGTAGTTTACCTAGTCTTTTTGAAGATAAGGGAATGGGAGATTGAGTATATGAAGCCATGGAGACTGGAGTGAAGGAGAGTGAAGTCGGTGGAGGTGAACCTTTACCACTAGGCTATCCTTGAAACTTCCGAGATTGTTAATTTATCGATGTTATATTGTATATTAACATAGTGATCTGATTCGAGTTGAGTTCGAGATTTTACTACAGTGTCCAGTTTTTTCTTAACAAGCAGGGCCTAACTTACTAAAGTAACAAAAGTTAAAATTTGAGTTCAAGTCTTAGAGTCGAATTTGagttaatttaaatatttatgtgTACTTATTTTTAAGTTTGTTATTCTGTTGGGCATAATAAATTTCAAATATGCCTTTCTTAATTTTGATCTCAACTCTTCAACAGAGTCAAATTCGAACCTGGATCAAACTTAATGCCCTATATCCACACCCTCCTCTTATGCCCCATGTCTGACAAATCTTACTTGATCTTAATTAATTTCTTTGCAATCATCATTCCGTTCATATAATTGTTCAAACATTTACCTAGCACTGACATTCTATGAGTCAATGCATAATCTAAGGAAAGAAAAGATAAACTCCCTCCTTAAAATGATCTGGGACACACTATAAACACACATAATGTGTAAAGAAGAAGCACAGCCTTGTATGTCTATAGGTAGTAGGTTGATAAAATCAGTAATAAAAAAACAAATCATGATTCTGCTAACTCAACGAGAAAGTCCATATCACTAGGAGCAAAGCTAACATAGTATCAAATTTTGGtgttaaaggattataaaacaaTTATAGTATGATTATTTAGGTTTCGATCAAATGAAAACCAGTAAAGACCACTAGGTTTAGGTTCAATGCACCGAACATAACAGTTTATTTGGTAGCAATGATACGTCTAGAGTTCGCAGTTCTAAATTCAGAGTATAGAACATGTATGGTTCAAACAACGTGTTGAATCTTAGTGGATCTTACTGCTTCTCATCTTATATGGTATTTATTTGAACCAGATCCATATGATGTATACTAAATATTTTATGAACTAGAACCTGCACACATATGGTAATGAATTTTAACACAATCTCAAAACAGAAAGAACCAAATTATTGAGCTTCAAAGGTGACAGAGCCTAGTCAAGCTTAATATTGATGCCACAATAACAAAAATCTTTAATCTGAAAGGTTAAAACCAGCAAAAAGTAAAAAAGGCTGTCTTTCATTTTGGATTAAAATAGTTCTTACCAAAATGAACGCCAATTCTTGATAAAGTTCTTCCTTTGCCCTTGTCATCTCACTATGATCCACAACATTTTCGATAATTTTAAAGAAACTTTTTGAAACCTTTTGTTACACCATATTCTCCCATATAAAGTAACATCACTTGTATGAGCCATGTATCGAGTTTTTCATGTGGATGGATACTGGACAGACATTCTTGGGTGGTTATGCTCATTTTCATAAGTAACAGTAAGCATCAAAGGCTCTTCCAAGCACCTCTCTACTTTTTTCCTTGCAGGGCAGCCTCTCATGCTGGTACATTTATAGTAAGCTCTGCACATGCCACATAAAGATTTTTCAAAAAATTGTTGCTCGAAACATAGGTACATTGTCAAATTTAGTAATAAGAGTGCATACACACTTCAACGATTATCAAGAAGGGACCAAGGATTTATAGGTAGCACAAGTAAAAATGCCCAATTAGTATTTTACTGTTACGACCTAGCACTAAGGGTAAGAAAGACTTTACAACCAAAAGCAGCATTAAACTATGATGTGTTTCAGTTTCCCTTTCTAAGGGTGTGTTCTTGGGGAGAATGGAATGAGGAAGGAATGGAATGAAAATTACAAACAAAATATATGAAGAAAAAGAGTATATATGAGAGCATAGTGAATGAAAATGAGTGAGTAAAAATTTTCTATGATGAAGATTGTATGGAAAATGATGAGGAAGAAGAATGAATCATTCCCTCCAAAACACATGGGTTTAAAGTTTAGTTTAATATTTGAAAAGGAATGAGGGAAAAATGAAAATTACAAACACTTCGTCTAATTTTCCCAAAAAATTGTACAAATTTCATTCCATTCTCTCCTCATTCCATTCCATCCAAATGAACACAATCTAAGGCTTTACTGCCTTAGCTCAAACTATAACAACATAATTTCAACTGAATATACAAATTGTGGTCATTAATGTGTGTCATCCTGATGCATAACAGAGCAAGTAGAAAGAAATGTGCCCCCTTAGTAGAAAACTGCATGCTGATATGTTTTCTTGTTTTACAAGTTGTAGTAAATTGGACAAAGATCAGATAGTTTGAATTATATATACATAATACATTAGAACAGGTAAATGGTAATAGGGCATTAATATACCACAAAAGCTTATTAGACTAGGAGTCTCTGGTACCAGAATATAAGAATACTAATGACCATTGAATTTCCTCTAAAACCAATGTTAGACAATGTTTAATGTTATGATAGAACATTACATTAAAGACATATATAACATTTTAACCAGAAAAATACCTAATTCTAAATCATATGTCCATGCAGAATTATGATGATTTTGCAAAAGAATGTACCTAGGATAAGGAGTACCCTTGACTGGCTTTTGCCCGTACTTCCTCCATGAATACTCATCAATAGGGATGTCTGCAAGCCTAGTGCCGGTAGCAGGTACTTTAACCGCTCTCCTTATTTTATGCTTCCTGTAATAAAAAAGAAGGGGATCAATTACATACTGAGAGCTTATAAAAAACAGAACGAAATCAGGTATATGCTAGCTCAAACCTCTTCTCTGAGCAGTGACATCTACCACCATCTTGTCTTGCAGGGCACCTCCGTTTGTGTTGATACAAGCCCTGATCGAGAGAACGAGTTTCACCAACTACACGAAATGCATTTCCAGCCAAATTATTCACACTCCCACTTCCGTTCAATGAAGACATAAAGGACCTGGTAGATGATATAGAATTGGAGGGTGTGCAGTTAGATCTATCAAAATTCAGGTTGATGCAACTGGTGCTATTGCTCTTCCTGAACATGCTTTCAGTTTGCTGTTTTAACATGTGCTGCTGAAGCGGAATTTTGTGCTGGAGTGGGTGTAGCTGTAACCAAGTGTGTGCCGGTTGTGGAATTTGCTGGACAAGCTGAGTTGGGGCCTTCACATTTGAACTTGATTCCACTGGAAACTTTCCAAAATTAAAATTATTAGCAGCATTTAAAACCATACCAGGAACTGAAATCTCACGAGAATTAGTTGGAGGAAGCTGGAGTGCCTTCGGTTGAGAATCAATTCCAACAATAGGGTTATCTAAATATAAGTTTCGGGGAATAGGGATTTGAAGGTTTTTGGCCTTTCTCACCCTTGCATGCCCCAAATCAGCATCAAGCATAGACACAACTTTCTTGAACTTAGACACACTCTCCCCAGTTTCCACAGCTAAGTTTCCATACTCAATCTGATCCTTAGGCTTTGAAATGATATCCAGAACTCTATGGCTACCCTGAATTCCACTTTTGCTAGCCTCTTCAATTTCCATATACGGCAACCTTGAGTGACAATCGAAAGAAAAAAACAAAAGTGACTAAACCAAAGCAAACCACAAACAACAATCAAAACCCGTGTGAATCTAGGACAGAGCACAAGGATATGTGCCTCACAAAAAATGTCGTTTTTTACCATTAAAATTTCATAAAAACATTTAGTCCCccacaaaaaattaaaaaaatcattCTCCCCCCAAAAAACAATCCTCAACATGCCCTGAGCAAAACCCCTCTTTAAAATCTACTGTTCTAGAGATAATTAGCACATATAAACAAGTAAAACATAAACCCAAATCATAAAAATCAAATCTTGACATATAAAACTTGCAAAGAACACACCTTTATCACAATCCCACACAAACTCAAAAGAATCAAGACAACCAAGTAAAAAAAACTATAAAACCAAATAATAAAAATCCAATCTTGGCATATAAAACTTGCAAAGAACACAATTTTATCACAATCCCACATAAACTCATTAATAAAAATCAAAGACAACCAAGAAAAAAACATAAAACCAAATAATAAAAATCCAACCTTGACATATAAAACTTGCAAAGAACGCACTTTAATTACAATCGCACataaacttactaacaaaatcaagaaaacaaagaaaaaaaCATATAACAAGAACAAAAAAAACATACAACAGGGGATCATTAAAATAAACTAAAACGACATGAAAGAATCTTGATCAAGAAAATTATAAGAAAAAACACACCTGTTTTGAAGAGCCATGAGTGCAGTGAAGTCGTAGGTTGTTCAATCTGAAGAGGGATAAAAGAGAGACTTTGTTGTTGTATagatacaatatatatatattatatcacaTAAAAATTACAAAATCTATTTAGAATATTGAACATAGAACACAAAGTGGGGATTGTACAGATAAGAATgaattattatcattattattaaaaaatgaataaaatatatttaaatagcAAAAGACAAAACAGAGAATGAATACATAGCATTAGAGATTACTATATGAAACAGGGTGCTGCAGAGAGGAGTTCAGAGGAGAAACTGACTGTCACTGACACAATTTTCAATGTGTGGGCCCATGAATTTTGAAATGGGGACCCAAATAATAAAAATTAGAGATTTAAAAAAATGGATTGCATTTAAAATCGTCCTTCTCGCTCCAATATATAAATCCTTTTAACATTTTATGCGTGTTTTAGTATGTATAAAAATTATAACTCCCCGGACTATTTTCTTAAATTTCTTTTTTTAactaaaatttaatatatatattcttttatttagaaaaaataaaatttcaaaaataatttttaaaagctacactttttatttatcttaaaaaacgtgtaaaaaattaaaaaaaaattgtattttagGATAGAGGGAATATCTTATGTATCCCGAAAAAGTAGTAAtaactactccctccgtccctttcaattgtttacatttttagcgagtgtccgacacgcattttaaggtgcatataaagtatagttctacaatttttttttacaattttatttttctgaataaaaaaaaatattcaaattttatttagaaaaaaaaaattgtaaaaataagttacataactatactttttattgGAAGGGAAGGAGAGAGTATTTAAATACTCGTAGTGCTTATATATCAATTCAATTTATGTGAGAAAAAGAATGGAGTGGAGAGAATAAAAATCCAAAACACATTTTGTGCTACTGTACATTGTTTTCATACGTGGATGAAGccaaaataaaaatttatttcaACACTGAAATAAGTTAATGATGAATAATGTGATTTACTAAAAGTTTGCGTAATTTTTCTAATAAAGTTTATTCAAAAAATTAATTCCGTGAACCTTGTAATTTTAGGATGTCTACAAACAGGGGCCTCCTACAGGGTGAGTAAAAGCGAACCGAAATTGAAAAATCGAACCGGTAAAATTCGGTTTGGTTTGAGTTTTTTTAATATTTCAATTATTTTCGGTTTTTTGGTTTGAACCAAAATAAAACCGGTTTAATTCTGTTATCCAAATTATTAATTCGGTTTAACCGTATTAACCGAAATAATATATACTTTTTTGGATTATATTTTTTagataatataatataatataaattacacAAAATTGAAAATACAGTCGAATTACTAGTTATTAGTACTTAGTACAATACAAATGTTGAGAATGAAAATTACTAGAAGGCAAGGCAATATGAGCTGTTCATTTTTGTTGGATCTAAAGTAGTAGCTAAGCTTAACTGCAACTGgtgaattatttttaatttgtaaGTTTAATAAATggtgatattttaatttgtattgACGGGGACTCTAATTTGCATCTTTTTATTTGAACTTCCCAGAATATTTTTTGCTATTTTTGTGattgttttctttttatttacaaattataattacaaaaacagatttatttttttaataatttcagTTTTCAGAAACTGAACTGAAGAAAACCGAAATAAATTTGCTCGATTTACAGTTCGGTTCATACATTAaatcggttcggttcggtttcggAAAAACAAAGTAATTCGATTTTCAGTTAATTTGTTCAACTCTATCCTCCTCCACAAATTGTTTAGTTTATTATTAACTTTTAGGTCAATGAAATATATAAAGTATGAATTTTTTAAGCGTGTCTCCATGACATTGAGTTGCtataattttattattgaatTTTTTTGTGCAAAAGGGTCAAGAGAATGACACTTAAGCACCATATTTCTATACATGAAATTTTATGTAATTAAAAAGAAATCATTTTAGCATCTCGTTTTAATCTCCCTTGGTGCGTAATTGGGGATTTAAATGATATGATGTCGTTAGACGAAAAAAGAGGAGGGCGGAGGCATCCTATTAACTTGATAGATGGGTTTGTTGAAGTGACAATGGAGTGTGGCTTGGTGGATTTGGGGTATGTGGGGGAGCAATTTACATGCGAAAGATCACTAGAAGATCAtaattgggttcaagaaaggctGGACaggtgtaacgccctccaaaccagGGGTATaggtctgggggttactagctaattacCAAATCTGTACAAACCTGTATTGTAATTAAGCAAATACATATctaacccctttaatactaaccaggatctttttaggttaaagtatgaaaacaagaaacaATGCTCTACCTTTATTACAAtccaaatttaaaatctcacaaaactctctttattacaagtCATTGTCTAACAAGTTTTAACTACATTCctttttattcaaacacacatataATCTATTTATACTACACCTGCCCAGGTaactcaaaactttcttcctgAATCGGGATCAGCATTTTTGGTATGAGAGGGTCCCGCGGCTTGATTCGTTTTTTTACCACGcgataggtttcattttccttcttaacagaaaataataaggtgaataacaacaaaaagggggtGAGCCATGAATTGCTCgacaagtccacaatatataaaAAATGTTATAATAAGCTAAATGAACCAGTAATTTGGTTACA is a window of Apium graveolens cultivar Ventura chromosome 11, ASM990537v1, whole genome shotgun sequence DNA encoding:
- the LOC141698472 gene encoding putative WRKY transcription factor 21, giving the protein MALQNRLPYMEIEEASKSGIQGSHRVLDIISKPKDQIEYGNLAVETGESVSKFKKVVSMLDADLGHARVRKAKNLQIPIPRNLYLDNPIVGIDSQPKALQLPPTNSREISVPGMVLNAANNFNFGKFPVESSSNVKAPTQLVQQIPQPAHTWLQLHPLQHKIPLQQHMLKQQTESMFRKSNSTSCINLNFDRSNCTPSNSISSTRSFMSSLNGSGSVNNLAGNAFRVVGETRSLDQGLYQHKRRCPARQDGGRCHCSEKRKHKIRRAVKVPATGTRLADIPIDEYSWRKYGQKPVKGTPYPRAYYKCTSMRGCPARKKVERCLEEPLMLTVTYENEHNHPRMSVQYPST